One region of Variovorax sp. J2L1-78 genomic DNA includes:
- a CDS encoding aspartate/glutamate racemase family protein, translated as MRIACLHTAESNIAVFEAAARELGIPPDVLRHEVRADLLAAAEGAGGLTADIADTTRLELLSLAQSADAVVLTCSTLGASVDTIAANSRAPVLRTDGALAAAAARAGGRIVALCTVETTIDPTSRLFFDAVQQSEATVEVQLVPEAWVMFKAGDLGGYLATIAKAADGAYASGASIVALAQASMSGAAALVSAGPRSLSSPTAGLAAALEAASPHLGLGATS; from the coding sequence ATGCGAATTGCCTGTCTCCACACAGCCGAGAGCAACATCGCGGTTTTTGAAGCCGCAGCAAGGGAACTTGGCATTCCGCCTGATGTTTTGCGCCATGAAGTCCGAGCTGACCTTTTGGCCGCAGCCGAAGGTGCCGGCGGATTGACTGCCGATATCGCCGACACCACGAGGCTTGAGCTGCTTTCCCTCGCTCAAAGCGCAGATGCTGTGGTTCTAACCTGTTCGACCTTGGGGGCGTCGGTCGACACCATCGCAGCAAACTCGAGGGCACCCGTCCTGAGGACGGACGGTGCGTTGGCGGCAGCAGCAGCCCGTGCGGGCGGCAGAATCGTCGCCTTGTGCACGGTCGAGACGACCATCGACCCGACGTCCCGTCTCTTCTTCGATGCCGTGCAGCAATCGGAGGCTACCGTCGAGGTACAGCTTGTTCCCGAAGCGTGGGTCATGTTCAAGGCCGGCGACCTGGGCGGCTACCTGGCGACCATAGCTAAGGCCGCGGACGGCGCCTATGCAAGCGGTGCTTCAATTGTTGCTCTGGCACAAGCGTCAATGAGCGGTGCCGCCGCGTTAGTTTCAGCAGGCCCGCGCTCCCTTAGCAGCCCAACAGCCGGCCTGGCTGCGGCGCTGGAGGCGGCGTCGCCCCACCTGGGTCTGGGCGCAACGAGTTGA
- a CDS encoding DUF7661 family protein: MRYRFNVFGRIFAVERVDDAWAAHLIGNEGKRRPAGLAIPSDVTHAELPQYLYDIYHESATPTNGDVFEISPGQNS; the protein is encoded by the coding sequence ATGCGTTACCGCTTCAACGTTTTCGGGCGAATCTTTGCCGTCGAGCGGGTCGATGACGCCTGGGCTGCGCACCTGATAGGGAACGAGGGCAAGCGACGGCCAGCAGGCCTCGCGATTCCGTCCGATGTGACCCACGCCGAGCTACCGCAGTACCTCTACGACATCTACCATGAGTCTGCGACGCCCACCAACGGCGATGTCTTCGAGATTTCCCCTGGTCAGAATAGCTAG
- a CDS encoding alpha-hydroxy acid oxidase translates to MTVITTIEDLRVIAERRVPRMFYDYADSGSWTESTYRANSDDFKKIKLRQRVAVNMEGRTLATTMVGQAVKMPVAIAPVGLTGMQHADGEIHAARAAEKFGIPFTLSTMSICSIEDIAANTTAPFWFQLYMMRDRESMARMIERARVAKCSALVLTLDLQVIGQRHKDLKNGLTAPPRPTIKNLINLATKPGWCLGMLGTKRRTFGNLVGHVKGVSDMKSLSAWTNEQFDPTLSWADIAWVKQQWGGKLILKGIMVAEDAQLAVDVGADAIVVSNHGGRQLDGAPSSIEALPPIVDAVGDKLEVWMDGGIRSGQDVLKAWALGARGTMIGRAMAYGLGAMGEAGVTKALQLIHKELDVTMAFCGHTDIRNVDKRILLPGTFPV, encoded by the coding sequence ATGACCGTGATCACGACCATCGAAGACCTGCGCGTCATCGCCGAGCGGCGCGTGCCGCGCATGTTCTACGACTATGCCGATTCGGGTTCGTGGACCGAGAGCACCTACCGCGCCAACAGCGACGACTTCAAGAAGATCAAGCTGCGCCAGCGCGTGGCGGTGAACATGGAAGGCCGCACGCTGGCCACCACGATGGTCGGCCAGGCGGTGAAGATGCCGGTGGCCATCGCGCCGGTGGGCCTGACCGGCATGCAGCACGCCGACGGCGAGATCCACGCCGCGCGCGCGGCCGAGAAGTTCGGCATCCCGTTCACGCTCTCGACCATGAGCATCTGCTCGATCGAGGACATCGCCGCGAACACCACGGCGCCCTTCTGGTTCCAGCTCTACATGATGCGCGACCGCGAATCGATGGCCCGCATGATCGAGCGCGCCCGCGTCGCGAAGTGCAGCGCGCTGGTGCTCACGCTCGACCTGCAGGTGATCGGCCAGCGCCACAAAGACCTGAAGAACGGCCTGACCGCGCCGCCGCGGCCGACCATCAAGAACCTCATCAACCTCGCCACCAAGCCCGGCTGGTGCCTGGGCATGCTGGGCACCAAGCGCCGCACCTTCGGCAACCTGGTCGGCCACGTGAAGGGCGTGAGCGACATGAAGTCGCTCTCGGCCTGGACCAACGAGCAGTTCGACCCGACGCTGTCGTGGGCCGACATCGCGTGGGTCAAGCAGCAATGGGGCGGCAAGCTCATCCTCAAGGGCATCATGGTGGCCGAAGATGCGCAACTGGCCGTCGACGTCGGCGCCGACGCCATCGTCGTGAGCAACCACGGCGGCCGCCAGCTCGACGGCGCGCCCTCGAGCATCGAGGCGCTGCCGCCGATCGTCGACGCGGTCGGCGACAAGCTCGAGGTCTGGATGGACGGCGGCATCCGCAGCGGCCAGGACGTGCTCAAGGCCTGGGCCCTCGGCGCCCGCGGCACCATGATCGGCCGCGCGATGGCCTATGGCCTGGGCGCGATGGGCGAAGCCGGCGTGACCAAGGCACTGCAGCTCATCCACAAGGAACTGGACGTGACCATGGCCTTCTGCGGGCACACGGACATCCGGAACGTGGACAAGCGGATCTTGCTGCCGGGGACGTTTCCCGTTTGA
- a CDS encoding L-lactate permease, with translation MPWQQIYDPFGNMIISTALAAIPVVVMLAALGFFHIKAHVAAGMGLIAAILVAIFAYGMPAEMAGRAALFGGFTGLLPIGWIVLNIIFLHQLTEQNGSFKVLQDSLSGITEDRRIQLLLIAFCFGAFFEGAAGFGTPVAVTAAILIGLGFSPLAASGLSLIANTAPVAFGALGTPVITLAKVHGYDLMEVTAMIGRQLPFFSLLVPFWLIWAFAGRKGMMEIWPAILVAGLSFAIPQYLVSNFIGPELVDIIAAIVSMACLVAFLRVWKPRTIWTSASLRGKDISAHEAKPPQPLTQHSRADLVRAWMPWVILSVFVFIWGLPQVKTWLNGLFAPAFPMGGLHNLIEKMPPVVPQPTKEGAVYTLNILSATGTAILLSAVVSAIFMKYNPVAIVRTFFNTVWLVKYSLLTIVLMLALGTLTRYSGTDTTLGLAFANTGVFYPFFGTLMGWLGVALTGSDTASNVLFGGMQKVAADQLGLSPNLMGAANSSGGVMGKMIDAQSIVVASTATRWFNHEGDILRYVFFHSIALACLVGLYVTMQAYVWPFTLMVVK, from the coding sequence ATGCCCTGGCAACAAATCTACGACCCCTTCGGCAACATGATCATCTCGACCGCGCTGGCGGCGATCCCGGTGGTGGTCATGCTGGCCGCGCTCGGCTTCTTCCATATCAAGGCGCACGTCGCGGCCGGCATGGGGTTGATCGCGGCCATCCTGGTGGCCATCTTCGCCTACGGCATGCCGGCCGAGATGGCCGGGCGCGCGGCGCTGTTCGGCGGCTTCACCGGCCTGCTGCCCATCGGCTGGATCGTGCTGAACATCATCTTCCTGCACCAGCTGACCGAGCAGAACGGCAGCTTCAAGGTGCTGCAGGATTCGCTCTCGGGCATCACCGAGGACCGGCGCATCCAGCTGCTCTTGATCGCCTTCTGCTTCGGCGCCTTCTTCGAGGGTGCGGCCGGTTTCGGCACGCCCGTGGCCGTGACCGCCGCCATCCTGATCGGCCTGGGCTTTTCGCCGCTGGCCGCCTCGGGGCTCTCGCTGATCGCCAACACCGCCCCTGTGGCCTTCGGCGCGCTGGGCACCCCGGTGATCACGCTGGCCAAGGTGCACGGCTACGACCTGATGGAGGTCACCGCGATGATCGGCCGCCAGTTGCCCTTCTTCTCGCTGCTGGTGCCCTTCTGGCTCATCTGGGCCTTCGCCGGCCGCAAGGGCATGATGGAGATCTGGCCGGCCATCCTGGTGGCGGGTCTGTCCTTCGCCATCCCGCAGTACCTGGTGTCGAACTTCATCGGGCCGGAGCTGGTGGACATCATCGCGGCCATCGTCTCGATGGCCTGCCTGGTCGCCTTCCTGCGCGTGTGGAAGCCCCGGACCATCTGGACCTCGGCGTCGCTCCGCGGCAAGGACATCAGCGCCCACGAAGCCAAGCCGCCGCAGCCGCTGACGCAGCACAGCCGTGCCGACCTGGTGCGCGCCTGGATGCCCTGGGTCATCCTGTCGGTCTTCGTGTTCATCTGGGGCCTGCCGCAGGTCAAGACCTGGCTCAACGGCCTGTTCGCGCCCGCGTTCCCGATGGGCGGGCTGCACAACCTGATCGAGAAAATGCCGCCGGTCGTGCCGCAGCCCACGAAGGAGGGCGCGGTCTACACGCTCAACATCCTGTCGGCCACCGGCACCGCGATCCTGCTGTCGGCGGTGGTGAGCGCGATCTTCATGAAGTACAACCCGGTCGCCATCGTGCGCACCTTCTTCAACACGGTCTGGCTGGTGAAGTATTCGCTGCTGACCATCGTGTTGATGCTGGCCCTGGGCACGCTCACCCGCTACTCGGGCACCGACACCACGCTGGGCCTGGCCTTCGCCAATACCGGCGTGTTCTACCCCTTCTTCGGCACGCTGATGGGCTGGCTGGGCGTGGCGCTCACGGGCTCCGACACCGCATCGAACGTGCTCTTCGGCGGGATGCAGAAGGTGGCAGCCGACCAGCTGGGCCTGTCGCCCAACCTGATGGGCGCGGCCAACAGCTCGGGCGGCGTGATGGGCAAGATGATCGACGCGCAGTCGATCGTCGTCGCCTCCACCGCCACGCGCTGGTTCAACCACGAAGGCGATATCCTCCGCTACGTCTTCTTCCACTCCATCGCGCTGGCCTGCCTGGTCGGCCTCTACGTCACCATGCAAGCCTACGTCTGGCCCTTCACCCTGATGGTCGTCAAATGA
- a CDS encoding Bug family tripartite tricarboxylate transporter substrate binding protein translates to MPVPSILPSGAPVSRRRVCQSLALLAAGGTGALHAQGAWPQKPIRLVVPFAPGGSSEVVARSVAGELTKLLGQSVFVENKPGAAGTIAMQDVAKAGADGYTLILGHVGTLAVNPYMLTNQPYDVNKDFTPVTLLAKVPNVLVVHPDVPVKNFKEFIAYAKANPAKLNYSSAGNGSSGHLSMEYLKLTAGFFMTHIPYRGSGPQMTDLLAGRTQVAMNGLPSISAFIKSGKLRALAVGSAQRIGALPDVPTIAESGYKGFETSQWYGLLAPAGTPSPIVKRLQEESLKALRTGPVTERFAHDSALGVGDTPEQFGAFIAAQQKIWKEIVVKAGIKPD, encoded by the coding sequence ATGCCCGTCCCCTCCATCCTGCCCAGCGGCGCGCCCGTGTCGCGCCGCCGGGTCTGCCAATCCCTCGCGCTGCTGGCAGCCGGCGGCACCGGCGCGCTGCACGCCCAGGGCGCCTGGCCGCAGAAGCCGATCCGGCTGGTCGTGCCCTTCGCGCCGGGCGGCTCCAGCGAGGTGGTGGCGCGATCGGTGGCGGGCGAGCTCACCAAGCTGCTCGGCCAGAGCGTCTTCGTCGAAAACAAGCCCGGCGCGGCCGGCACCATCGCGATGCAGGACGTGGCCAAGGCCGGCGCCGACGGCTACACGCTCATCCTCGGCCATGTCGGCACGCTGGCGGTCAACCCCTACATGCTGACCAACCAGCCCTACGACGTGAACAAGGACTTCACGCCCGTCACGCTGCTGGCCAAGGTGCCGAACGTGCTGGTGGTGCACCCGGACGTGCCGGTGAAGAACTTCAAGGAGTTCATCGCCTACGCCAAGGCCAACCCGGCCAAGCTCAACTACTCGTCGGCCGGCAACGGCAGCTCGGGCCACCTGAGCATGGAATACCTGAAGCTCACGGCCGGCTTCTTCATGACGCACATCCCCTACCGCGGCAGCGGCCCGCAGATGACCGACCTGCTGGCCGGGCGCACCCAGGTGGCGATGAACGGCCTGCCCAGCATCTCGGCCTTCATCAAGAGCGGCAAGCTGCGGGCGCTGGCGGTCGGCTCGGCACAGCGCATCGGCGCGCTGCCTGACGTGCCGACCATCGCCGAGAGCGGCTACAAGGGCTTCGAGACCTCGCAGTGGTACGGCCTGCTGGCGCCCGCCGGCACGCCCTCGCCGATCGTCAAGCGGCTGCAGGAAGAGAGCCTGAAGGCGCTGCGCACCGGCCCGGTGACCGAGCGCTTCGCGCACGACTCCGCGCTGGGCGTGGGCGACACGCCCGAGCAGTTCGGCGCCTTCATCGCCGCGCAGCAGAAGATCTGGAAAGAGATCGTGGTGAAGGCCGGCATCAAGCCGGATTGA
- the mnmA gene encoding tRNA 2-thiouridine(34) synthase MnmA — protein sequence MKKQRIVVGLSGGVDSAVTAHLLQQQGHEVVGIFMKNWEDDDDSEYCSSNIDFVDAASVADVLGIEIEHVNFAADYKDRVFAEFLREYQAGRTPNPDVLCNAEIKFKAFLDHAMRLGAEKIATGHYARVRLNEGTGRHELLKGLDPAKDQSYFLHRLNQAQLSKTLFPVGELHKTEVRRIADAIGLPNAKKKDSTGICFIGERPFREFLNRYISKEPGPIKDERGRTLGEHQGLSFYTLGQRQGLGIGGVKARGAQRGAGDHSPWFVARKDMAANTLWVVQGHDHPWLLSQALTADDASWVAGAAPVAGAYAAKSRYRQTDAACTLAAGANGAFALDFPEAQWAVTPGQSAVLYDGEVCLGGGVIATATAPAPAPAR from the coding sequence ATGAAAAAGCAACGCATCGTGGTCGGCCTGAGCGGCGGGGTCGACTCCGCCGTCACCGCGCACCTGCTCCAGCAGCAGGGCCACGAGGTGGTCGGCATCTTCATGAAGAACTGGGAAGACGACGACGACAGCGAGTACTGCTCGTCGAACATCGACTTCGTCGACGCGGCCAGCGTGGCCGACGTGCTGGGCATCGAGATCGAGCACGTCAACTTCGCGGCCGACTACAAGGACCGGGTCTTCGCCGAGTTCCTGCGCGAATACCAGGCCGGCCGCACGCCCAACCCCGACGTGCTGTGCAACGCCGAGATCAAGTTCAAGGCCTTCCTCGACCACGCGATGCGCCTGGGGGCCGAGAAGATCGCCACCGGCCACTACGCGCGCGTCCGCCTGAATGAGGGCACGGGGCGCCACGAACTGCTCAAGGGCCTCGACCCGGCCAAGGACCAGAGCTATTTCCTGCACCGCCTGAACCAGGCGCAGCTGTCGAAGACGCTGTTCCCGGTCGGCGAACTGCACAAGACCGAGGTGCGGCGCATCGCCGACGCCATCGGCCTGCCGAATGCGAAGAAGAAGGACTCGACCGGCATCTGCTTCATCGGCGAGCGGCCGTTCCGCGAGTTCCTCAACCGTTACATCTCCAAGGAACCCGGTCCGATCAAGGACGAGCGCGGCCGCACGCTGGGCGAGCACCAGGGCCTGAGCTTCTACACGCTGGGCCAGCGGCAGGGCCTGGGCATCGGCGGCGTGAAGGCGCGCGGTGCGCAACGTGGCGCGGGCGACCATTCGCCCTGGTTCGTGGCGCGCAAGGACATGGCGGCCAACACGCTGTGGGTGGTGCAGGGCCACGACCATCCGTGGCTGTTGTCGCAGGCGCTGACGGCCGACGATGCGAGCTGGGTGGCGGGCGCGGCGCCGGTTGCCGGTGCGTACGCGGCCAAGTCGCGCTACCGCCAGACCGATGCCGCGTGCACGCTGGCAGCGGGCGCCAATGGCGCCTTCGCCCTCGATTTCCCCGAGGCGCAATGGGCCGTCACGCCGGGCCAGTCGGCCGTGCTGTACGACGGTGAGGTGTGCCTGGGTGGCGGCGTGATCGCCACCGCCACAGCCCCCGCCCCTGCCCCTGCCCGTTGA
- a CDS encoding NUDIX hydrolase, whose translation MSDLRWKPNVTVAAVIERDGRFLLVEEHTSHGLKLNTPAGHLDPGESPAEGCAREALEETAHHFVPTALVGVYMARFQRPPVASAERRDSEEDITYLRFAFAGTLGDFVQGRALDEGIVRTLWMTPDEIRASVDRHRSPLLLQCIEDYLGGARHPLSLIHTDASVYGPPLR comes from the coding sequence ATGTCGGACCTGCGCTGGAAACCCAACGTCACCGTCGCCGCGGTGATCGAACGCGACGGCCGCTTTCTGCTGGTCGAGGAACACACCTCGCACGGCCTCAAACTCAACACGCCGGCGGGCCACCTTGACCCCGGGGAATCGCCGGCCGAAGGCTGCGCCCGCGAAGCCCTGGAAGAAACCGCCCACCACTTCGTGCCCACCGCGCTGGTCGGCGTGTACATGGCGCGCTTCCAGCGGCCACCGGTGGCGAGCGCCGAGCGGCGGGACAGCGAAGAAGACATCACCTACCTGCGCTTCGCCTTCGCGGGCACGCTCGGGGACTTCGTCCAGGGGCGTGCGCTCGACGAAGGCATCGTGCGCACGCTGTGGATGACACCCGACGAGATCCGCGCCAGCGTGGATCGGCACCGCAGCCCGCTGCTGCTGCAATGCATCGAGGACTACCTGGGCGGCGCGCGCCACCCGCTGTCGCTGATCCACACCGACGCGTCGGTGTACGGGCCACCGCTGCGCTGA
- a CDS encoding DUF4019 domain-containing protein: protein MKLLLAASLAGWLGLAAAQDVEPSDMVRGGLQAIQMIDQAKVGELWDGAAAGARKRAPRADFIGQVTKARSPLGAAQQRTWVAVNRQVVNDADADLTGQYVSVEYETRFANKPAAMVRELVSFHLERDGVWRFSGYVLR, encoded by the coding sequence ATGAAGCTTCTCTTGGCCGCCAGCCTGGCGGGATGGCTCGGCCTGGCCGCCGCGCAGGACGTGGAACCCAGCGACATGGTGCGCGGCGGGCTGCAGGCGATCCAGATGATCGACCAGGCCAAGGTGGGCGAGCTGTGGGACGGCGCCGCCGCCGGAGCGCGCAAGCGCGCCCCACGCGCCGACTTCATCGGCCAGGTCACCAAGGCGCGTTCGCCACTGGGCGCCGCGCAGCAGCGGACCTGGGTCGCGGTCAACCGCCAGGTGGTCAACGATGCCGACGCCGACCTGACCGGCCAGTACGTCAGCGTCGAGTACGAGACGCGCTTCGCCAACAAGCCCGCCGCCATGGTGCGCGAGCTGGTCAGCTTCCACCTCGAGCGCGACGGCGTCTGGCGTTTCAGCGGCTACGTGCTGCGCTGA
- a CDS encoding CHASE2 domain-containing protein has product MPAHRPPPPRAPRPAGQRSRLRRMLLNRLPWLLLSTGLVTLVTLLTLTQPMPRFDRMLQDNARADMRQPPSQDIVIVAIDEASMAAIGRWPWRRALHAELLRRVAADGPRCIGLDLLLTEPDPEHPHDDAVLAAGIADAGCVVLPMALQSRGLQSNAELLPVPVLADAASAIGHAHLSIDEDGIVRSVYLREGLAGRAWPHFALALQQAADAYGRDLAMPAAPDPHTSPAPGPGAWLRGNHEVVIFTDGAPPFRTVPYIDVLRGTVPAGTFRDRYVLVGSTAAGLGDNYATSAPKPTGLMPGVEIFASVLQGLTSDRRVVVASPWQDLVYNLAPMVIALLGLLWLRPIAVVALIGAMLALRLGLHNARPWVGIQFAPAAGFLGLTLVYPLWSLMRLTAALRYLRWGTEQLNEALDGLPVARPPRLAGDFLDRQMAATSAAGLRMRDLHRFVRDGIDHMADATLVLDRGGRVFIANLAAARHWKTPAPALVGQDAHRLLADLRWRTTGGPMVLPGALRAATLGPILGEGEDAAGRILLLRCVPFFDARNQHAGWMSALVDITQMRNAQSQRDEALRFISHDIREPSASILTALELARTRPDVLAGPALLDRVEQHARTGLELADGFVNLARAEAQPFRAEVLDLVALLQQAMDNAWATARKKQVQLQLVTSLDEAPCIADRSLLTRALTNVLSNALKYSPHGATLPCSVEARAGAWALSVKDHGPGIPPELQSQLFQPFHRLHRESHPEVHGVGLGLLLVRTAVQRHGGTIEIDSAADAGCTVTLVLPQPPAAAIEAATHHKE; this is encoded by the coding sequence ATGCCCGCCCATCGCCCGCCTCCGCCGAGGGCGCCGCGACCCGCGGGCCAGCGCAGCCGCCTGCGCCGGATGCTGCTGAACCGCCTGCCCTGGCTGCTGCTGTCCACCGGCCTGGTCACGCTGGTCACGCTGCTGACCCTGACGCAGCCGATGCCGCGCTTCGACCGCATGCTGCAGGACAACGCCCGGGCGGACATGCGCCAGCCGCCGTCGCAGGACATCGTGATCGTCGCGATCGACGAGGCCAGCATGGCCGCGATCGGTCGCTGGCCCTGGCGGCGGGCGCTGCACGCCGAACTGCTGCGCCGCGTCGCCGCCGATGGCCCGCGCTGCATCGGCCTGGACCTGCTGCTCACCGAGCCCGACCCGGAGCATCCACACGACGACGCCGTGCTGGCCGCCGGCATCGCCGACGCCGGCTGTGTGGTGCTGCCGATGGCGCTGCAGTCGCGCGGCCTGCAGTCGAACGCCGAACTGCTGCCGGTGCCGGTGCTGGCCGACGCGGCCTCGGCCATCGGGCACGCGCACCTGTCGATCGACGAAGACGGCATCGTGCGCAGCGTCTACCTGCGCGAAGGCCTCGCCGGCCGCGCCTGGCCGCACTTCGCGCTGGCCCTGCAGCAGGCCGCCGACGCCTACGGGCGCGACCTCGCGATGCCGGCGGCGCCCGACCCGCACACCTCGCCCGCGCCCGGCCCGGGGGCCTGGCTGCGCGGCAATCACGAGGTCGTGATCTTCACCGACGGCGCACCGCCCTTTCGCACCGTGCCGTACATCGACGTGCTGCGCGGCACCGTGCCGGCGGGCACCTTCCGCGACCGCTATGTGCTGGTCGGCTCGACCGCCGCCGGCCTCGGCGACAACTACGCCACCTCGGCGCCCAAGCCCACCGGACTGATGCCCGGCGTCGAGATCTTCGCCAGCGTGCTGCAGGGCCTGACGAGCGACCGCCGCGTGGTGGTCGCCAGCCCGTGGCAGGACCTGGTCTACAACCTCGCACCGATGGTCATCGCGCTGCTGGGCCTGCTGTGGCTGCGGCCCATCGCGGTGGTCGCGCTGATCGGCGCCATGCTCGCGCTGCGGCTCGGCCTGCACAACGCGCGGCCCTGGGTCGGCATCCAGTTCGCACCGGCGGCGGGCTTCCTCGGGCTGACGCTGGTCTATCCGCTGTGGAGCCTCATGCGGCTCACGGCGGCGCTGCGCTACCTGCGCTGGGGCACCGAACAGCTCAACGAGGCCCTGGACGGCCTGCCGGTGGCACGGCCGCCCCGCCTGGCCGGCGACTTCCTCGACCGCCAGATGGCGGCGACCTCGGCCGCCGGCCTGCGCATGCGCGACCTGCACCGCTTCGTGCGCGACGGCATCGACCACATGGCCGACGCCACGCTCGTGCTCGACCGCGGCGGCCGCGTCTTCATCGCCAACCTGGCCGCCGCGCGGCATTGGAAGACGCCGGCGCCGGCCCTGGTCGGGCAGGACGCGCACCGCTTGCTGGCCGACCTGCGCTGGCGCACCACCGGCGGCCCGATGGTGCTACCCGGCGCGCTGCGGGCGGCCACGCTCGGGCCGATCCTGGGCGAGGGCGAAGACGCGGCCGGTCGCATCCTGCTGCTGCGCTGCGTGCCCTTCTTCGACGCGCGCAACCAGCACGCCGGGTGGATGAGCGCGCTGGTCGACATCACGCAGATGCGCAACGCGCAGAGCCAGCGCGACGAAGCGCTGCGCTTCATCTCGCACGACATCCGCGAGCCGAGCGCGTCGATCCTCACCGCGCTCGAACTCGCGCGCACCCGGCCCGACGTGCTGGCCGGCCCAGCCCTGCTCGACCGCGTCGAGCAGCATGCCCGCACCGGGCTCGAGCTGGCCGACGGCTTCGTCAACCTCGCGCGCGCCGAGGCCCAGCCCTTCCGCGCCGAGGTGCTCGACCTGGTGGCGCTGCTGCAGCAGGCCATGGACAACGCCTGGGCCACCGCGCGCAAGAAGCAGGTCCAGCTGCAGCTGGTCACCTCGCTCGACGAGGCGCCGTGCATCGCCGACCGCAGCCTGCTCACGCGGGCCCTGACCAACGTGCTGAGCAACGCGCTCAAGTATTCGCCGCACGGCGCCACGCTGCCCTGCAGCGTCGAGGCACGCGCCGGCGCATGGGCGCTCTCCGTCAAGGACCACGGCCCGGGCATTCCGCCCGAGCTACAGTCACAGCTGTTCCAGCCCTTCCACCGACTGCATCGCGAAAGCCATCCGGAGGTCCATGGGGTGGGCCTGGGACTGCTGCTGGTGCGCACCGCCGTGCAGCGGCATGGCGGGACGATCGAAATCGACAGCGCAGCCGACGCCGGCTGCACCGTCACCCTGGTGCTCCCCCAACCCCCTGCGGCCGCTATCGAGGCCGCGACCCACCACAAGGAATGA